In a single window of the Streptomyces sp. HUAS ZL42 genome:
- a CDS encoding class I SAM-dependent methyltransferase — MNGPAKKPGYGDLRLDRTGQAEAFDAIGTRYDQAFPHKEGQVAAAEWLIKSLPPGSRVLDLGCGTGLPTARGLADAGLTVIGIDLSRGMVALARENVPAAEFHQLDIADLRPGGAGDLGRFDAAAAFFSLLMLERAEIPLALETVHHLLVPDGLFVLSMVEADVDDFSIPFIGSTIRVSGYLRDDLREVVETAGFEIVEESSYTYAPATSDVEPEEQIFLRCRRKHRT; from the coding sequence GTGAACGGCCCCGCGAAGAAGCCCGGTTACGGGGACCTACGGCTCGATCGCACAGGTCAGGCCGAGGCCTTCGACGCCATCGGCACCCGCTACGACCAGGCCTTCCCGCACAAGGAAGGTCAGGTGGCGGCCGCCGAATGGCTCATCAAGTCCCTGCCTCCCGGTTCCCGTGTGCTGGACCTGGGGTGCGGTACCGGACTGCCGACCGCCCGCGGTCTCGCGGACGCGGGCCTCACGGTCATCGGGATCGACCTGTCGCGTGGCATGGTCGCGCTGGCCCGCGAGAACGTGCCCGCGGCGGAGTTCCATCAGCTGGACATCGCGGACCTGCGGCCCGGAGGCGCCGGCGACCTCGGCCGCTTCGACGCCGCCGCGGCCTTCTTCTCCCTGCTCATGCTGGAGCGCGCCGAGATCCCCCTGGCCCTGGAGACCGTCCACCATCTGCTCGTTCCCGACGGTCTGTTCGTGCTGTCGATGGTGGAGGCCGATGTGGACGACTTCTCGATCCCGTTCATCGGCAGCACCATCCGGGTCTCCGGCTATCTGCGCGACGACCTGCGCGAGGTGGTCGAGACGGCGGGCTTCGAGATCGTCGAGGAGTCCTCCTACACGTATGCGCCGGCCACCTCGGACGTAGAGCCCGAGGAACAGATCTTCCTGCGCTGCAGACGGAAGCACCGCACGTGA
- a CDS encoding S1 family peptidase has translation MRHVRRRTVRRVTRLAAVGGLLLGGVMVTQAVASETSGTTAVPFSSARSGASTGADLVSRLGTSRTAGTWIGSDGRPVVAVTDEETATEVRRAGAEAKVVRHSMNELKSATSTLRSAPKVAGTAWVMDYQTNEVVVQADSTVSAADWARLTKVADGIGSFVRMERTSGSFTTRLNGALPILSTGGRCSAGFNVTNGQSDFILTAGHCGPNGSIWFSDNRGNQQLGTTVGNSFPGSDFSLVQYASGRAGDGADVVSVGDGKGVRITGVGDPAVGQRVFRSGSTSGLRDGQVTGLDATVNYPEGTVTGLIETNVCAEPGDSGGPMFSDGIALGVTSGGSGDCAAGGTTFFQPVTKALQALGVQLIVTTQKAGGGQSASPSSSAAPAPSASATQSAIAPGAASPGAPAPVTGTPGEPLLARLTDPRNVGPGLLVIAGSLVALVATRYIRAEQDRKAYQRYYSATWG, from the coding sequence ATGAGGCACGTACGACGACGGACTGTCCGGCGAGTGACACGGCTGGCGGCCGTCGGCGGACTCCTCCTCGGAGGGGTGATGGTCACGCAGGCCGTGGCCAGCGAGACGTCCGGCACGACCGCTGTCCCGTTCAGCTCCGCGCGGTCGGGTGCGAGCACCGGCGCGGACCTCGTGTCGCGGCTCGGCACCTCCCGTACGGCGGGCACCTGGATCGGCTCCGACGGGCGGCCGGTCGTGGCCGTCACGGACGAGGAGACGGCCACGGAGGTCCGGCGGGCGGGCGCCGAGGCGAAGGTCGTGCGGCACAGCATGAACGAACTCAAGTCGGCCACGTCCACGCTGCGTTCGGCTCCCAAGGTGGCCGGCACGGCGTGGGTCATGGACTACCAGACCAACGAGGTGGTCGTGCAGGCCGACAGCACCGTCTCGGCCGCCGACTGGGCCCGGTTGACGAAGGTCGCGGACGGCATCGGCAGCTTCGTGCGCATGGAGCGCACCTCGGGCAGCTTCACTACACGCCTCAACGGAGCGCTGCCCATCCTGTCGACGGGCGGGCGCTGTTCGGCGGGCTTCAACGTGACCAACGGTCAGAGCGACTTCATCCTCACCGCCGGGCACTGCGGTCCCAACGGCTCCATCTGGTTCTCGGACAACCGGGGCAACCAGCAGCTGGGCACGACCGTCGGCAACAGCTTTCCCGGCAGCGACTTCTCGCTGGTGCAGTACGCGAGCGGCCGGGCCGGGGACGGCGCCGACGTGGTGTCCGTCGGTGACGGCAAGGGCGTACGGATCACGGGCGTGGGCGATCCCGCCGTCGGGCAGCGGGTGTTCCGCAGCGGCAGCACGAGCGGCCTGCGCGACGGTCAGGTGACCGGGCTCGACGCGACGGTGAACTACCCCGAGGGCACGGTGACGGGTCTCATCGAGACCAATGTGTGCGCCGAACCCGGGGACAGCGGCGGGCCGATGTTCTCCGACGGCATCGCGCTCGGGGTGACCTCCGGAGGCAGCGGGGACTGCGCGGCGGGTGGTACGACGTTCTTCCAGCCGGTGACCAAAGCGCTGCAGGCACTCGGCGTCCAGCTGATCGTGACGACGCAGAAGGCCGGTGGCGGCCAGAGCGCCTCCCCCTCGTCCTCCGCCGCGCCCGCGCCGTCCGCCTCGGCCACGCAGAGTGCGATCGCGCCCGGCGCGGCATCGCCGGGTGCGCCGGCCCCCGTGACGGGCACGCCCGGCGAGCCGCTCCTGGCCCGGCTCACGGACCCCAGGAACGTCGGCCCCGGGCTGCTGGTCATCGCGGGCAGCCTGGTCGCGCTGGTCGCGACGCGCTACATACGCGCTGAGCAGGACCGCAAGGCGTACCAGCGGTACTACTCGGCCACATGGGGCTGA